In Globicephala melas chromosome 20, mGloMel1.2, whole genome shotgun sequence, the genomic window TGATGGTTGCCTGGGCTCCCCACACAAGGAGTCAAAACGTGCccgaaaaaaatcttaaaacgaTTCCCCAGCAAATTCGCGGGACCCCAGGGTCAAGCGTCCCGGCTTCGGCTGCCTCTGATGGGCTCCGTGCCCGAGGCAAAGGGGACTCGAGGGAAGCAGCCAAGTCAGGCAGAGCCAGGGGTGCAAGGACCCAGTTGGGGAACACTGCTGTTTAAATATTAAACAGGGCTGTCTCATCTCCCACGTGGGAGACTTCCCGATGATTCCAAGGGTCCCGAGGTAGGCACCCTCAGGGTAGGGGTTCGCTGTGGCTCTCCCCAGAGCCCACCACGGAGCCAGGCAGGGAGGAGTCACGGGAAGTAATACTTGGTATTTACCAACTCCCTCCCAGTCCAGGGGACGGGAAGACGGGAGTTTTTCTCCCTGCTGCAGGCGGGAGAAGGAAACTtaggggtggagggaaggatCCAGGAGTCCGGGGCTCCTTTCTGTCTTCCCCGTCTTTAAATATTAGGTTTAAATAAGCATAAATATTAAATAGAGATAAATACACTGGATGGGGAGGGCTTTGCTCAGGGCTCGGCCAGGTAGCGCAGGACACGGTACGCGAGCTCCAGGAAGCTCTGCAGCTTGGAAGCAACCAGGACCCCTCCTGCCCGGCGCTGGAAAGCCGAGGTGAAGGTCGGCatggggccctgggtgggctgCACGGCAGGGGCCACCCCCAGGTCTTCCATCTGTGGGGGAAGGTGAGGTCAGCAATCAGGCCGTGCTGAGTGGGTAGTTAGCACGGGGAGGAAAGGCGAAGGGCTGATGGGCTGTAGACGATCCAGGGTTCATGGTGGAGCCAGGACCGAACCCAGGTCTCTTTAAGGTCCAGTGACCCCGCCTCATGCCCTCAACTAGGGGGGATGGGGTAGGGTCCTGGGATGAGGTGGTAGCTCCCTACATCCAGCCCACCGAGAATGTTTCTGCCCCAGCCCTAGAGAACTCCGGGGTCCCCAGGCTGGCAGCACCACCTTTGAGGACCAGCTCGGTCCGGGGCCCTAACGCTTGCTGCTCCGGAAGAGGCTCACCTGCAGCCAGATGTTGGTGGCAAAGTCGGTGACGTCCAGCTGCAGTATGTCCAAGGTGGGGGCCAACTCTGGGGAGATCCCCGCCAGGGCCTGCAGGAGGCCCTGGTAGAGGAAGAGGCCGCCGTGCAGTTGGCTCAGGCAGGCTGTCTGGGAGATGGGATAGGAAAGTCAGGGGACGCTGCCTGGGCTGCTCCCCTCAGGGGCCCAGCATGGAGCCTGGAGGACTGGGGAGCCTTCCAGGTCATCCTTTCCCGCCTGTCCCCtcatctcccttctcccctccggACACTCACCAGCTGCAGGGTCTGGCTGGAGCAGCTACTCAGGGAAGCCTGGGGGATGCCCAGAGAGTGCCCAAGCAGCACCAGCTCCTCAGGGTGGCACAGCTTGTGGGTGGTGCACTGGGGATGGGAAGGATGCTGAGTGAGGGGGACTGGCAGAGCCGGGCGGCTCCTCCTTCCCGAGTGCCCCCATCTCTCCACATCcacatcttccctccctccacgTCCCGCCAGGCTTCTCAGCCCTGTTCCTCCGTCCAAACCCCCAGCCAGCCCCTCCCAGCGCTGTCCCCAAGAGGTTCTTCCCCCAGTTCCCCACCAGCCGCTGGGGCTCTGCCTCTCCTAATTTCCTCCCATTTCCCCTGAGTCTCTCCTCTCCCATCCCATGTCCCTTCCCCGTGGTTCCCTTTGCTTCCCTCCGCTTCTCTGTCTCCCCTCAGCTCTGCCTCGCACaccttctttcctccctgcccGCTGCTGCAGtatctctgtcccctccctgtccctccGCAGGCTGCCCTCACTCACCAGCCTCTCCTGCAGCTCAGCGCCATCAGCCTGGATTTTCCTCACTTGCTCTAAGCACTTAAGCAGGAAGCTCTGGGGCAGGGAGCTGGCAGGGCCGAGGGGTGTGGCTTCTTGCACCGTCAAGAGTGCACTATGCCAGAGCAGCAGCTGCAGGGCTGGGAGCAGACGGGGGCTCAGGAGACGTGCATACCTCTCTGGGAGCCCAGGGACCCTGCCCTCTGCCACTCCGGGCCCCGCAGCTCTCCCCTCCTGGGGCCCGGACACTCACCCATCAGCTTCATGGGGCTCTGGGCAGCAGGTTCAGCCGGGGGTCTGGATGGGTCTGTAGGTTCTGGGTTCTGTCAGGGACCAGGTCCAGGGGCCTTTATACACAAGCCCATGGAGGCCTGGGAGGAAATTACCTGGTGCTGCGACTAAGGCTTAGTAATAACTTCCCAAGATTTATGCAAATTTGGTGTCCAGGACAATGCAGGGGGGTTGGGACAAAAAAAAGTGTTTGCGAAAGTTTTGTGAAATTGTGGAATCTCTGATTCTTCTTTGACGTCTTGCCCCCCTCaaactcccttcctcccctcagccccacccaggTCTGAATTGCCCCAGAGTGTTTGAACTGAACCGCTGAACCAAAGCTGAGCCAATGATAAAAGCCGGGGAGGCTGGAGTCAGGTCAACCCCGGGGAAGAGGCAGGCCTAGGCCTTggggccctccctcccaccctcccctggcACATCTCCTGGGTCAGCCCCATTTGCCACTCTCCCTTGGGATTCTCAAGCCACCTGCTCCCTAGGCCCCCAATTCTGAGAAGGAAGAAACCAGTTGCCCTATTTCTATCCCCCCCAATTCCCAGAGGCTGCCTCTCTGAGTGCCCTCTTGAGGGGCCAGGGGCCTGAGATAGGAACACTGGGGTCTTGCCTCCTGTCCCCACCACACATGTTGAGAGGCATCACCCTGGTTCCTGTCCCGAACTGATTAGCTGGGAACTCCCCAATCCCCCCCATGACTCATTCCTTTAAGCCCCCGGAATCCTGGCAGAGACCAGAGGAAACCGGATGTCTGTCCCGAATGAAGCAAGACCCATTGAGGCTCTCGGTTCAGGTTCACCTGACcttgcccttcctcctccccgcaccccccccccaacccgCCCGCACTACCCCTCCCCCCTAGTGTCGCAGTGCTTTGGAGTTGAGGGTCTGGGACAGGTGGCTTCCCTGGCCAGGTTCACTGCCAGCGGGCATGTGTGTGCTGCCCTGAGTGGAGAAGCGCTAGGGTGAGCAAAAAGAAACCACCCGGCTTCA contains:
- the CSF3 gene encoding granulocyte colony-stimulating factor, whose product is MKLMALQLLLWHSALLTVQEATPLGPASSLPQSFLLKCLEQVRKIQADGAELQERLCTTHKLCHPEELVLLGHSLGIPQASLSSCSSQTLQLTACLSQLHGGLFLYQGLLQALAGISPELAPTLDILQLDVTDFATNIWLQMEDLGVAPAVQPTQGPMPTFTSAFQRRAGGVLVASKLQSFLELAYRVLRYLAEP